The window GCAGGTGCTTACGATCTTCGTCCGCACGATCACGGTCTTTTTCCAACATCTTGCGGACAAATACGCAGCGGAGGGCAGCACCTTCGGCATTGAGATGTGCCACATCGGCGGACTTCTCCTGCAGGCACTCCGCGTTGCCGTACCCGCAGGTCTTGTCGCAATTATCGCGGGGACGGATACGGTCAGCGCGATGCTGAACTCCATTCCCGAGGTTGTCACACGTGGACTCCAGGTCTCGGGTGGTTTCATTGTCGTCGTCGGATACGCCATGGTCATCAACATGATGGATGCGAAGTCCCTCATGCCATACTTCTTCCTCGGTTTCCTACTCGCCGTCTTCACGCCGATGAACCTCGTCGCATTCGGTGCGATTGGTCTCATCTGCGCCTACTTCCACATCCGCAGCCTCGAGGTCGAGCTGAGTGTGGCGGGCGCGGGCAGAACGAGCAGCAAAGCAGTGGATGACATCGATGATTCGGATCTCATGTGAGGAGGGAATGCCATGGAAAAGCAACTGACCAAGAGAGAGCTCGTCTGGATCTTTATCCGCTCCAATTTCCTGCTCGCGTCCTATAATTTCGAGCGTATGCAGGCGATGGGATTCTGCGTTTCGCTGATCCCCGCGCTCAAGAAGCTCTATCAGGGCGATGAACTCAAGGCGGCACTGAAACGTCACCTCGAGTTCTTCAATACACAGCCGTTTCTTGCCGCCTCCATCATGGGCATCATTGCGGCGATGGAGGAAAAGCGTGCGAACGGTGCGGCGATCAGTCCGCAGACGCTCTCGGGTGTCAAGGTCGGTCTTATTGGCCCCTTGGCGGGCGTTGGGGACCCGATCTTCTGGGGGACGCTGCGTCCCGTTCTCGCCGCCCTTGGTGCAGGAATTGCACTGACGGGCAGCATCATCGGACCGATCCTCTTCTTCGTCGCGTTCAATGTGCTGCGTCTCTTGACGCACTGGTACGGCGTCATGTATGGCTACGCGAAGGGGACGGAGCTCGTGGAAGAGGTCGGCGGGAACAAGATGCGCTACCTCACGGAGGGTTCATCCGTCCTCGGACTCCTCGTCATGGGGGCACTTGTCGCAAAGTGGACGAGCGTCAATATGCCGCTTGTTCTCTCGGAGTACACGAACAGTCAGGGCGAACTTGTCGTTACGACAGTGCAGACAATTCTCGACAGCCTCATGCCGAGCATGGTTCCGCTCCTCATGACGTTCGCCTGCATGTATCTGCTCAAGAAGAGCGTGAATCCGCTGCTCATCATTGTCGGACTCTTCGCGATCGGCATTATCGGCTATGCAATTGGGCTGCTGGCATAATGTATTGGACGAAGCTGTTGCATGGCGATGTGACAGCTTCTTTTCGTAAACGAACACAAAGGAGAATTACCATGCTGACAAAGGATGCAATCATGAAGCTTGCGAATGGCAGCGACGTGCGCGGTGTTGCCGTCGAGGGTGTTGCGGACGAGCCGGTAACGCTTACTGTCGAAGCTGTAAACCGCATCGCGGGTGCGTTTGTGGAGTTTCTTGCGCGGCGCAGCGGCAAGAAGCCCGGCGAGTTGAAGATCACAATCGGGCATGATGCACGCATCTCAGCCCCCATGCTGATGGAGGCAGCAGTGAAAGGGCTGCGGGCAAAGGGCGCGGCAGTGCTCGACTGTGGGCTTGCCTCGACACCGGCAATGTTTATGTCCATCATCTTTCCGGAGACCGCTGCCGACGGTGCCGTTATGCTGACGGCGAGTCATCTGCCCTACAATCGGAACGGTATGAAGTTCTTTACGGCGAGTGGTGGATTGGAACACGAGGACATCCATGCGATTCTTGAGATGGCAGCGACGATTGAGGAGGGCACAGCAGACATCACGGGGGTTGTGGAATATGACCTGATCGCGCGCTATGCCCTACATCTACGCGGACTGATCTGCACGAAACTCAGTTTCCCGCGTGGAGGAAAGCCTCTGCGTGGAATGCACGTCGTTGTGGATGCGGGCAACGGGGATGGTGGATTCTTTGTCAATCGCATATTGAAACCACTGGGGGCAAATACGGAAGGCAGTCAGTTCCTCGAACCCGACGGGATGTTCCCAAACCATATGCCGAATCCGGAGGACAAGACGGCAATGGAGTCCCTACGAAATGCCGTTCTTGCGAGCAAGGCAGATCTCGGACTTATCTTTGATACGGATGTCGACCGCATGGGTGCCGTCCTCGCCAATGGGGAGGAAATCAGCCGCAACAGCCTGATTGCGATGATGGCATCGATTCTTGCGGAGGAGTATCCTGGCAGTACGATTGTGACGGATTCCGTCACGTCGGACGAGCTGAGCGTGTTCTTGGAGCAGAAACTGGGGCTGAAGCACCACCGCTATATGCGTGGCTATAAGAACGTCATCAACGAGTGCATCCGCCTGAACAGAGAGGGCATCAGTTCACCGCTCGCGATCGAGACTTCGGGGCACGGCGCGCTGCGCGAGAACTACTATCTCGACGACGGGGCGTACCTCGCCGTCCGCCTGCTGATCGCCGCAGCACTGGGGCGAAAGGAGGGACATCCCCTCGCATCGCGCATTGCGCGCCTCGGGCAGCCTGCAGAGAGCCGCGAATACCGTTTGCGCATCGTCGGGCAGGAGGCGTACCGCGTCTACGGGGACAAGGTGCTTTCCGCATTCGGTGAGCGCGCGCGGGCGGCGGGTATCTCCATCGCAGAGCCGTCCTATGAGGGCGTCCGTCTCGTCTTCGCCGAGGGATGGGCACTCCTGCGCATGTCGCTCCACGATCCGAACATGCCGCTCAACATAGAAAGTCGCTCGGAGGGAGGCTGCGCAGTGATTGCCGCTCGCGTGAAATCCCTGCTGGATGGTTTTGATTCGCTCGATCTCAGATCCTTAGAGACATGAGTGTATTTCACTATTGACAGAAGTTCCTTATTAGTGTAAATTATACATAACAAATGTATGATACATATAAAATAAATGGAGGTAATAGATGAAGCTGGAGGATGCCATCAATACGATCAGTTGTTTTCTGGCACTGCGACAGATCGAGGAACTGACGCCTGAGAGCTTGGAGGTACATTGTGGAGCAGGACAAGCCGATGTTTTGCTTGCGTTTGGCAACGATTTGCCGGAGGTGGCGGAGGCTGCGTGCAGAGCCTATCTCTCCGGCATATGCAAAAAGATCTTGTTTGCTGGAGGAGTCGGGCATTCCACGCAGATCTTAAAGGACAAGATGAAGGCAATGCCGGAATACCGCGCCTGTGATCTGTCTGGTGCAGAGGCGGATATCTATGCAGAAATTGCGCGTAAGAAGTTTGATATTCCGGAGCAGGATATCCTCGTGGAGAACGCCTCTCGCAACTGCTCGGAGAATGGGCGGAATGCACTCCGTATACTGAGGGAGTATGGCATTCCTCATCAGGTGATGATTCTCCTGCAGGATCCGACGATGCAGTATCGCAGCTATGTATCTATGGCAGATCTTGTCACGAAAGGGGATATACTGATCAGCTATGCCCCGTTTGTGCCGCAGATGAATGCGGAGTTGGAATTTACCGAACAGATCAAGGGACTTTGGCCGCGCGAGCGCTTTTACTCCCTGTTGATGGGGGAGATTCGCCGTCTCCGTGATGATGAGAACGGGTATGGACCGAAGGGCTGCGGATTTATTCCACATGTTGACATCCCTGTCGATGTGGCGGCGGCAGATGAAGTGCTGCACAATGAGTTAGAGTGTTATGCTGCGCGTTGAATGGAGGGCTGACCATGAAGTTTTTGGAATTTGTCCCGCAGACGGACGACATCGACATGGAGCGCATCGAGCGCTTTCACAACTATATGCAGGAGCGCCGCGCGAGCATCTGTAGCGAGCGCGCCGTGCTCTATACGGAGTCGTTCCGTGAGACCGAGGGCGAGGATTATACGATCCGCAAGGCGAAGGCGTTCGCGCATACCCTGCGCCACATGACAATCTACATCGAGGAGGACAGCCTGATCTTCGGCAATCAGGCAAGCCGCAACTTTGCCGCACCGATTTTCCCCGAGTTTTCTATTGACTGGGTGGTGAAGGAACTCGACGAGTTCGACAAGCGTTCGGGCGACGTGTTCTACATCACAGAGGAGGTCAAGGAGGATATCCGCCGCATCGCGCCGTACTGGCACGGGCACACGCACGAGGACGAGGTACAGCGGACGACAACGGAGAGCGTCCGCATGGCGGAAAAGCAGAAGGTCATCCATCGTGGCGGCATCTCCATGTCGGGCGACGGGCACATTGTCCCGAAGCACGAGCTGATTCTCGAAAAGGGCTTCCGCGCCATCAGCGAGGAGGCAAAGGAAAAGTTAAAAGGGGCGGGGCTTACCGAGGAGAACCGCGTCTTCTATGAGGCGGTCGTGATCGCGCTCGAAGGGGCACTTGACTTTATCAAACGCTATGCCGCGCTCGCACGGGAACTGGCGGAGAAGGAGCAGAATCCGAAGCGGCGTGAGGAACTGCTGGCGATGGGCGAGATGGCAGAGACGCTGATGGAGCGCCCCGCGCAGAGCTACTGGGAGGGCTGCGAGACGGTCTACCTCGTGCACATGCTCCAGATGATCGAGAGCAACGGGCATTCCTTCTGCTACGGTCGCTTCGACCAATATATGTACGATCTCTATCGGCACGATATCGACCATGGGATTTTGTCGGTGGAAAAGGCGCTTGAGATCACGACCCATATGTTCCTCATGAACAGCGGCAACAACAAGGTGCGCCCCTACGGGCACACGCGCTTCTCGCAGGGCCATCCGCTCTACTCGAACCTCATGGTCGGCGGCTACCGCCCCGACGGTACGGACGGCTCGAACGAACTGTCCGCGCTCTGCATCGAGGCGATGAACCTCACGGCGATGGCGGAGCCGAACTTCTCCATGCGCTACAACGCCGACACGCCCGAGAGTCTGCTGCGCCTCGCGGGGCGTCTCATCCGCACGGGCTGCGGTATGCCGTCCATGTTCAACGACGACGCGGCAGTGCGCGGGCTGGAGAGCCTCGGCATCAAACGCGAGGATGCGCTCGACTACTGCGCGATCGGCTGCGTGGAGACGGGCGTGCCCGGCAAATACGGACACCGTGCGACGGGCATGACCTACGTCAACTGGGGCAAGATTTTGGAGCTTGTCATCTACAACGGCACCGATCCCGACAGCGGCATCCAGATGATGAGTGTGAACGGGCAGCCCGGTAAGGACATCACGTACAAGTCCTATGATGAGATGTGGGCGGCATGGAAGAAGCTGCTGAAATTCTACTCGGACATCGCCGTCGAATGCGATGTGATCTGCGACAAGGCGCTCGCCGTGTACGATGCCGACCCGTTTGCCTCCTGCTTTATCGACAACTGCATGGAGGTCGGCAAGCTGCTCAAGAACGGCGGCTGTCAGTACGACGTGATCTCGCAGTCGAACATCGGTCCCGCCGTGCTCGGCAACTCGTTCGAGGCGATCAAGAAGCTGATCTTTGACGAGAAAAAGCTGACATGGGACGAACTGAAACACGCGATGGAGGTCAACTGGATGGGAGAGGAGGGCAAGCGTGTCCACGATCTTGTCAAGTCCGCGCCGAAGTTTGGCAACGATGAGGACGAGGTGGACGGTATCGTGCGCGACATCTTCGAGTCTTATCTGGAACTCCTGCCCGCATATAAGACCGATCGGACGGGCAGAGGCCCCGAGGTCAGCTGCTATACAATGTCCACGAGCAATATCACATCCTATGTGCCAAACGGTCTGGACGTGGGGGCGACGCCGGACGGGCGTATGGCACGCTCGCCGCTCAACGAGGGATGCTCGCCGACGCAGGGGACGGATGTGAACGGCCCGACGGCCGTCATCCGCTCCGTGTCGAAATTGCCGAACTGGAAGGTTGCGGCGGGACAGCTGCTCAACATGCGCTTTGCACCGGGCACGCTCGCGGGTGAGGAGAATCTGCAAAAATTCGTGGGATTCCTGCGCGCGAGTCAGCGCATGGGCATCTATCACAATCAGTTCAACGTCATTGACTCCACGACGCTGCGCGACGCGCAGAAGAATCCCGAGCAGTACACGGATCTCATCGTGCGTGTGGCGGGCTACTGCGCGCAGTTTGTTTCGCTCATGCCAGAGACGCAGGATGCCATCATTGCGCGTACGGAGAACGAGTGGTGAGTGTGAAAGGTCTCGTCGGGTTTCTGCAGGGCTACTCCACAAAGGACGGTCCCGGCATCCGTACGACGGTGTTCTGCGTGAATTGCAATCTGCGCTGTAAGTGGTGCTCGAATCCCGAGCTAATGCTGCCGGGGAAGAAGACGATGCATTTCACGCTCGGCGGCGAGGAGCGCACGCAGGAGGTCGGGGAGGAGTGGGACAGCGCACAGCTCGCAGCATGGCTTGCGCGTGACCGCACCTTTTATGAGGAGTCGGGCGGCGGCATCACCTTCTCCGGCGGAGAGGCAGCGCTGCAGGCGGACTTTGTGGCGGATACGGCGGCGCGTCTCGCGGCGATGGGCATATCCTCCGCGCTTGACACGGCGGGCGATGTTCCGTGGGAGACGCTTGACCGCCTCTCCGATCACATGGCGTATGTGCTCTACGATGTCAAGGCGTTCGATGGGGAACTTCATCGGGCGTGCACGGGCAGGGGCAACGCACGCATCCTTGCAAATCTTGAAAAACTTGCGGCAAAGGGGCAGCGTCTCATCATCCGCATGGTGATTGTGCCGGGGTACAACGATGATCTCGCCGATGTGCAAAAGCGCATGGCGTTTGTGAAAAAACTCGGAGATGCGGTCGAACGCGTGGACATCCTGCCCTACCATACCCTCGGCAAGGGAAAGTATCAGCGCCTCGGCATCCCCTATCCGATTGCAGGGGATGAGCGTATCTCTGAGACTTATTGGATGCAGCTGCGTGCTGTAGCGGACGAGGTCGGCGTGTCTGTGAGGATTGCACTAGAATAAAGGAAGCGTTGATAAGTTCAGTATCGTTTGCTAATCTCATTTTATCATGCTTCTAAGAAACATCGGGCTATTATATAACATAGCTCGATGTTTTTCATATGTGGTCGCCGAATAGGCATGATAAACCCCCAAGTTCAACTGGGGGTAGAGAAAAAATTCTTATAGAAAAGGGATGCGCCTCCTATGCTAAACTAGAAGTGTCCTGACAACCACAAATGAAGAATAGCATATCCTTCTCTGGGGACTTGTCGGCGGTGTCAACGCAAATATGAATCAGTTCTGGATCACACGCGCTGCACTCGACGCACCGACATTCGCAAATGGACTCTTTTTGACGGCAACGAATGCCGGAACAATGGCGGGGGCGATGTTCGGCGGCGCGATCATTGCCACATACGGTATGGCAGCGATCATGTTCGGTGGAATTGTCTTCGCGATAATCAGCCTCATATTTCTATTGATGCCTACATCCACATCGGCTTCTGTGCAGAAAAATTGCATTTTTACAGGGGCGAAGAGCAGTGTGCCGTAAAAAACAAAAATGCCTCTGGACATACAGGTTGAACGACTTGAGATTGGTGATGCTCCCACACACAACACAGATTCCATTCGCCCTACCCAGCGTTTGGAATCTCTTTTCTTTTGCAAAGAATCATTAGGCATCTTCCCCTCTCTTGTGTTATAATTTTCTTATATTTGAAACGTAGGAGGGAAGGCCGTTGTTTGCAAAGACTTATGGTGCGACGACCCTCGGGATTGATGGACGGATTATCGACGTTGAGGTGGATGTGTCGCCCGGGCCGCCGGGCTTTGAACTGGTGGGGCTTCCCGATACGTCGGTGAAGGAGTCGAAGATACTCGTAAAATCGTGGTATTATTTCTATAAATGGCCAATATCCTAATATAGAGACCGAAGGAGAGGGATTGTTTGATTTGGAATAAGCTAAACGATTTTTTTGACTTGCATGGCGACATTGCGTCAATACAGGAGATTACAGAGCGGATCAATGCCGGCGTGCGATTTCGGGGGACGAATCTCAGTGTCCTGATGCTGGCGATCTTTATCGCCTCCATCGGGCTCAATATGAACAGCACGGCGGTCATCATTGGCGCGATGCTGATCTCCCCGCTGATGGGGTCGATCCTTGGCATTGGCTATGGGCTTGCCCGTTATGACAGCACATACATCCGTTCCAGCGCAGGAAGCCTGCTCGCCCAAGTCGTCATTTCGGTTGCCACATCGACGCTTTATTTTTCCCTCACACCGATCGATGCCCCCTCGTCCGAACTGCTTGCACGGACATCGCCGACCATCTGGGACGTTTTGATTGCTGTCTTTGGCGGATTGGCAGGAATCATCGGCGTAACACGCAAAGAGGGCGGGAATGTCATCCCCGGTGTTGCGATTGCGACAGCTCTTATGCCTCCTCTCTGCACCGCAGGATATGGCATTGCCACGGGCGTTATGGCGTACACTGTGGGCGCACTCTACCTGTTCTTTATCAACAGCTTCTTTATCTGTCTGACGGCATTCATCGTCTTGAAAATCATAGACATTCCCTCCAAGATAGAGCGGAACTCCGTGGAATTCTCAAGACAGAAACGCTATCTGATGGCCGTTGCCATACTTGTCACGCTGCCCAGCTGTTTCTTTGCGTATCAAAGCGTGCAGGAAAATCTGGAGAACGAGCAGGCGAAGATCTATATCGAGGAGAATTTCAAAGCACTGCCTCACCTTGCGATCTCTTATACCTTGGACAGCCAGAAGAAAACATTGACGGTGTTTACGATCACGGGAATATCGGAGGATGATTTGACGGGATTGACGGAGAAACTGCATGAAAAGGCACATCTCAGAGCGTTCCGGCTAGAGGTTTTTTCTGCGGAAGATCGCGAAGAGATGGAGGCAATGATCGATCAGAGACTCAGCGAGGTTAGGAAAAGTGCCATCCCCTCTGTGCAGGAGCAGCAGACCGTGACTGCACTCAAGTCTGCCCGCGAGGAAAGCGAGAAGCAGGGAACCTACATATTGGACTGGAATCGAGAGGCACACATCGTATTTCCGCAAATCTCCCGCATCGCCGTCGGGAGTGTACGCGCACCTGCCGGCACTGGGGATAAATCGGCTGCTCTGAGTGAAACGCAAATTGCGTTCATATATCTGCAATCGGATATGGACGAAGCGTCGCGTGCTCGCTTGACCAAATGGATTTCAGACAAAGCAAAGAACCGTGTAGAGGTGCACTTCTTTCCTGAAGTCTCGGCAACAAAGGAGAACAAAGGGGAGTGAACTGTATCTGAGGACGGAGTCCAGAGATCGTGAAGAAAAATACGAGACTACAATAGGAGGGAAGGCCGTTGTTTGCAAAGACTTATGGTGCGACGACCCTCGGGATAGACGGACGGATTATCGACGTTGAGGTGGATGTATCGCCCGGGCTGCCGGGCTTTGAGCTGGTGGGGCTTCCCGATACGTCGGTGAAGGAGTCGAAGGAGCGGGTACGGACGGCGATTCGTAACTCCGGCATTCAGTTGCGGCAGGAACGGGTGACGGTGAATCTTGCGCCCGCCGATGTGCGAAAGGACAGCTCGGGGCTTGATCTGCCGATAGCCGTCGGACTCCTTGCTTCCTACGGCATGGTTCCGGAGGCGGCGGTGCAGAATGCACTCTTTTCGGCGGAACTCTCTCTCGATGGAAACTGCCGTCCGATCAGCGGCATCCTTCCGATGGCGATTACGGCGCGTGAGCACGGTCTGACGGAATTCTACGTTGCTCCCTCCAATGCAGATGAGGCACTCCTCATTGACGGACTGAAGGTCTATGCGGTTGAGAATCTGGCGCAGCTTGTGCGTCATCTGACAGGCACGGAGACGCTGACTCCTGCCACACCAAATCATATCGAAACACAAAAAGACGCCGCTTTCACCGATGACTTTGCGGATGTGCAGGGGCAGTATCAGGCGAAACGTGCGCTTGAGATTGCAGCGGCAGGAGGGCATAATGTCCTCATGGTCGGCGTGCCCGGTTCTGGCAAGACGATGCTGGCACGTCGGATGCCTTCGATTCTGCCGGAGCTGACGAAGGAAGAAGCCATCGAGATCACAAAGATTTACAGCATCTCGGGGCTGCTCGGCAAGGATACGGGGCTTGTGACGACGCGCCCCTTTCGCAGTCCGCATCATACGTCCTCGACGGTGGCGATGATCGGCGGAGGCAGTATCCCGCGTCCGGGGGAGGTGACGCTTGCCCATCACGGCGTGCTCTTTCTGGATGAGCTGCCGGAGTTCAGCAAGAAGACACTTGAGGTGCTGCGCGAGCCGATCGAGGATCGTCAGATTACCGTGTCGCGTGCGAACGCAACACTGACCTTTCCCTCTAGTATCATTTTGGTAGCCGCGATGAATCCGTGCCCCTGTGGATTTCACGGAGATAAGGATCATATATGTGAGTGTTCTGCGGGCGAGATCAAGCGATATACACGAAAATTATCAGGACCGTTGCTTGACCGTATCGATCTTCATATCCGTGTGTCGCGTGTAACCTATGCGGATCTTCATGCTACGCGTAAGGCGGAATCCTCTGAATCCATTCGTCAGCGTGTTGTGGCAGCTCGCATCATTCAGCGCGAGCGATTGCAGAGACACGGCCTCTTTTGTAATGCACAGATGAATCACAGCATGATAAAGAAATATTGTCGGCTTGAGCAGGAGGCTGAGGGGTTGCTTGAGGCGGCATTTCACCGCATCAACCTATCGGCGCGTTCTCACGACCGCATCATCAAGGTAGCACGGACGATTGCCGATCTCGGGCAAAGTCCCGTTATCACGCCAGCACATATTGCAGAGGCAATCCAGTTGCGCTCTGATGTTGGACTGAATATCGAATGACTCAACCTTCACACATAAAAACATATGTCACGACTTGAAAATTCTTGCCTTACAGGTGAAAATCAATCCCATCTACGCATATAATCGAATATGTCTACAATCTATTCTACCGATTCCCCTTTGCCATAAAGGTGCGGTAGGTGCGCTCCATCTCCTTGCGCGTCTTGCTTGCGGGCCAAAGCTCGCCGAGTGCACCCTCACGCATCCCTGCGGCGAGGTGTTTGTAGAGGTTCGGATTATCCCTGCCGAGCGTTTCAATCAGTTCTTTGACGGTCTGGCGTGTGGTGTTGCCGTTGTGGGGGCAGGGCGAGGGGATCGGCGTGAAGCCGTGGTATTGGATCGCGTCGATGATTTCCTGCTCGCGGAAGTAGACGAGGGGGCGGATGACGGTAATGTCCGTCTTATCGAGATAGGTTTTGGGACGGAACGTGTTCAACTGCCCCGAGTAGAATAGACTCATGAGAAAGGTCTCCACGGCATCGTCATGGTGATGCGCGTAGGCGACCTTATTCATATGGTGTGCTGCGGCATAGCGGTTGACTGCGCCGCGCCGAAAGAACGCGCAGGTAAAGCAGGGGCTTTTGTCGTCCTGCTCCGCAATCGCGCCTGCGATATCGACATCCACAACCTCGTAGGGGACATTAAGCTGCTTGCAGAATGCTGCAATCGCATCGGTATCAAACGGATCGTCAAAGTGCGGATTGACGGTGAATGCCGCGATGGTAAAATCTCTTTTCAGACGTTCGCGCAGGATGGCGAGGGCGTAGGTGAGAAAAATGCTGTCCTTGCCGCCCGATACACCGATCAAGATGCGGTCGCCCTGCTCGATCAGTTCGAACTCCACGACGGCGCGCATGAGTTTGCTGAAATAGGATTGTGGGATATTGATATTCAATGAAAACTTCCTTTATTCTTTATGGCAGAGATAAACGCCGAGAACGCCGTTCTTGATGGAGACGGTAAACGTGTTTTTTGTGTTTTCGTGTGCGAGCACGTTGCTGATTGCAAGTGATGCACGATTTGTGATGCACGCATCCCGCAGTTCCCAATACAGACCACGCGTTGTTACGCCCGTACATTTCTCCGTAAAGGGGAGGAGCGATATGGTATGCGGAGAAGCGTCGCACGTCACCGTCAGCGATTCGCCCGCATGGAGATAGAAAAGTGTTTCGCGCTCGTCCACAAGTACGCAGGGGATGGGGGCGTGTGCGGCGACAGAGGCGGTACTCATGAGATGGTCGAGCCGCCCGCCAAATGCTGCCGTCAAAATGGCGAGTGGGTGGGCATACTGCTCTGCGGCAATTTGAAGCGCAAGCTCCGTGTCCGTAAAATCCTTTTCTGGTGGGAAGGCATGTACATGTGTACCGCGTTCTTCTGCCCACGTCCATGCCTTGCTGCTTGCGCTGTCCCCATCGCCGATCAGATGGACGGGTGGAAGCTTTAGTGCATGACAGATATTTACACCCCGGTCAATCGCCAAGATGGGGCGATCGGTACTGCCCTTTTCGGATTGCTGAACGAACTGTGTCAGCCAATCTTTTGCCGGTGTTCGTCCTCCGCCAATGCAGATAATCTCCTGCGACGGTACGCATGGCAGCGTTGCATGGAGGTTTGGGAGGATGAGAGTGTGCTTGTATTCATGCATGGCAATATTTCCTTTGTCGTATTTATGTGGTAAAATAATTATATCACACGTTATTTTTGACGAAAAGCAAAAAAGATAAAAAAGGGGGTTGACGAAGGTCAATCACCTGTGTTATATTATGACAGTCGCGCCGATGCGGCAAACGAAGAGCGGCGAAAGCCGATGAAACCAACAGCGGCGCAGGATGTACCCTGAAAACTACACAATGCAAAACAGTTGGATTTTCGAATCCAACAAGCCAGATGCAACATCGTTGTGAAGGTGGAAACACCTTCGGTCAACGAAACAACAATTCTTTTACAAGAATGACATTTTGAGCCAACAGGCTCTTCACATTAGCGGAGAGTTTGATCCTGGCTCAGGACGAACGCTGGCGGCGTGCTTAACACATGCAAGTCGAACGGGATGATCTTAAAGCTTGCTTTTAGAGAATCTAGTGGCAAACGGGTGAGTAACACGTAGACAACCTGCCGACAGGATGGGGACAACATTCCGAAAGGAATGCTAATACCG of the Selenomonas dianae genome contains:
- a CDS encoding glycyl radical protein, which codes for MKFLEFVPQTDDIDMERIERFHNYMQERRASICSERAVLYTESFRETEGEDYTIRKAKAFAHTLRHMTIYIEEDSLIFGNQASRNFAAPIFPEFSIDWVVKELDEFDKRSGDVFYITEEVKEDIRRIAPYWHGHTHEDEVQRTTTESVRMAEKQKVIHRGGISMSGDGHIVPKHELILEKGFRAISEEAKEKLKGAGLTEENRVFYEAVVIALEGALDFIKRYAALARELAEKEQNPKRREELLAMGEMAETLMERPAQSYWEGCETVYLVHMLQMIESNGHSFCYGRFDQYMYDLYRHDIDHGILSVEKALEITTHMFLMNSGNNKVRPYGHTRFSQGHPLYSNLMVGGYRPDGTDGSNELSALCIEAMNLTAMAEPNFSMRYNADTPESLLRLAGRLIRTGCGMPSMFNDDAAVRGLESLGIKREDALDYCAIGCVETGVPGKYGHRATGMTYVNWGKILELVIYNGTDPDSGIQMMSVNGQPGKDITYKSYDEMWAAWKKLLKFYSDIAVECDVICDKALAVYDADPFASCFIDNCMEVGKLLKNGGCQYDVISQSNIGPAVLGNSFEAIKKLIFDEKKLTWDELKHAMEVNWMGEEGKRVHDLVKSAPKFGNDEDEVDGIVRDIFESYLELLPAYKTDRTGRGPEVSCYTMSTSNITSYVPNGLDVGATPDGRMARSPLNEGCSPTQGTDVNGPTAVIRSVSKLPNWKVAAGQLLNMRFAPGTLAGEENLQKFVGFLRASQRMGIYHNQFNVIDSTTLRDAQKNPEQYTDLIVRVAGYCAQFVSLMPETQDAIIARTENEW
- the manZ gene encoding PTS mannose transporter subunit IID; the encoded protein is MEKQLTKRELVWIFIRSNFLLASYNFERMQAMGFCVSLIPALKKLYQGDELKAALKRHLEFFNTQPFLAASIMGIIAAMEEKRANGAAISPQTLSGVKVGLIGPLAGVGDPIFWGTLRPVLAALGAGIALTGSIIGPILFFVAFNVLRLLTHWYGVMYGYAKGTELVEEVGGNKMRYLTEGSSVLGLLVMGALVAKWTSVNMPLVLSEYTNSQGELVVTTVQTILDSLMPSMVPLLMTFACMYLLKKSVNPLLIIVGLFAIGIIGYAIGLLA
- a CDS encoding radical SAM protein, with amino-acid sequence MSVKGLVGFLQGYSTKDGPGIRTTVFCVNCNLRCKWCSNPELMLPGKKTMHFTLGGEERTQEVGEEWDSAQLAAWLARDRTFYEESGGGITFSGGEAALQADFVADTAARLAAMGISSALDTAGDVPWETLDRLSDHMAYVLYDVKAFDGELHRACTGRGNARILANLEKLAAKGQRLIIRMVIVPGYNDDLADVQKRMAFVKKLGDAVERVDILPYHTLGKGKYQRLGIPYPIAGDERISETYWMQLRAVADEVGVSVRIALE
- a CDS encoding phosphomannomutase/phosphoglucomutase; the encoded protein is MLTKDAIMKLANGSDVRGVAVEGVADEPVTLTVEAVNRIAGAFVEFLARRSGKKPGELKITIGHDARISAPMLMEAAVKGLRAKGAAVLDCGLASTPAMFMSIIFPETAADGAVMLTASHLPYNRNGMKFFTASGGLEHEDIHAILEMAATIEEGTADITGVVEYDLIARYALHLRGLICTKLSFPRGGKPLRGMHVVVDAGNGDGGFFVNRILKPLGANTEGSQFLEPDGMFPNHMPNPEDKTAMESLRNAVLASKADLGLIFDTDVDRMGAVLANGEEISRNSLIAMMASILAEEYPGSTIVTDSVTSDELSVFLEQKLGLKHHRYMRGYKNVINECIRLNREGISSPLAIETSGHGALRENYYLDDGAYLAVRLLIAAALGRKEGHPLASRIARLGQPAESREYRLRIVGQEAYRVYGDKVLSAFGERARAAGISIAEPSYEGVRLVFAEGWALLRMSLHDPNMPLNIESRSEGGCAVIAARVKSLLDGFDSLDLRSLET
- a CDS encoding YdcF family protein, which produces MKLEDAINTISCFLALRQIEELTPESLEVHCGAGQADVLLAFGNDLPEVAEAACRAYLSGICKKILFAGGVGHSTQILKDKMKAMPEYRACDLSGAEADIYAEIARKKFDIPEQDILVENASRNCSENGRNALRILREYGIPHQVMILLQDPTMQYRSYVSMADLVTKGDILISYAPFVPQMNAELEFTEQIKGLWPRERFYSLLMGEIRRLRDDENGYGPKGCGFIPHVDIPVDVAAADEVLHNELECYAAR
- a CDS encoding PTS mannose/fructose/sorbose transporter subunit IIC, producing MEFTLLLLVAAIAGMGSVLDEAQFHRPLVACTLVGLVLGDVTTGIILGGTLEMIALGWMNVGAAMAPDSALASVVATILVILGHQSIGAGIALAVPLAAAGQVLTIFVRTITVFFQHLADKYAAEGSTFGIEMCHIGGLLLQALRVAVPAGLVAIIAGTDTVSAMLNSIPEVVTRGLQVSGGFIVVVGYAMVINMMDAKSLMPYFFLGFLLAVFTPMNLVAFGAIGLICAYFHIRSLEVELSVAGAGRTSSKAVDDIDDSDLM